One genomic segment of Candidatus Neomarinimicrobiota bacterium includes these proteins:
- a CDS encoding aminotransferase class I/II-fold pyridoxal phosphate-dependent enzyme, with amino-acid sequence MKKYEYPLQAIIDDLEKKGTVKGHEMVIHRVEEGKNGHGTRYFIQGDENRPFIRMNSNSYLGLSRHPKVIEAEEKAARTFGSGPGAVRFISGTFKHHISLENRIAQFHRKQAAMIFSSAYVTSMGVIYPLITSDTIVISDELNHNCIINAIRLSRPAEKYIYRHNDMDDLLSKLKASVGKGKRVLVVTDGIFSMRGDYAPLNELVSLCHSYNDHFEEGVISIMDDSHGVGAFGDTGRGTEEYTGSKVDILIGTLGKAFGVNGGYVAGDETLIRYLRETAPMYIYSNPITVPEAAAAEAALNIVDSPEGIKILKHLGELTRRFESGITGAGYETIPGPHPIVPLMVRDTEKTVRLTRWLHQEGVLATGLNFPVVPKGDEEIRFQISAEHTEKDIDTVLSVLTKFES; translated from the coding sequence ATGAAAAAATATGAATATCCTTTACAAGCTATCATTGATGATCTTGAAAAAAAGGGAACGGTAAAGGGACATGAGATGGTCATTCACCGGGTTGAAGAGGGGAAAAACGGTCATGGAACCCGGTATTTTATCCAGGGGGATGAAAACAGACCCTTTATACGGATGAATTCCAACTCGTATCTGGGACTGTCCCGCCATCCAAAAGTAATAGAAGCTGAAGAAAAAGCTGCCAGGACTTTTGGGAGCGGGCCGGGTGCTGTCCGATTTATCAGCGGTACTTTCAAACACCATATATCATTGGAAAACCGGATTGCACAATTTCACCGAAAACAGGCAGCCATGATATTCAGTTCGGCTTATGTCACCAGTATGGGAGTCATTTATCCACTTATAACTTCTGATACTATTGTCATTAGTGATGAACTGAATCATAACTGTATCATCAATGCAATTCGTCTTTCCCGCCCGGCAGAAAAATACATTTACCGCCATAATGACATGGATGATCTGCTAAGCAAACTGAAAGCATCTGTTGGAAAAGGAAAACGGGTATTGGTTGTGACGGATGGCATTTTCAGTATGCGCGGGGACTATGCACCTTTAAATGAACTGGTTTCCCTTTGTCATTCGTATAATGATCATTTTGAAGAAGGTGTAATCAGCATTATGGATGATTCCCATGGTGTAGGTGCTTTTGGGGACACCGGTCGGGGAACGGAAGAATACACCGGAAGCAAAGTAGACATTCTCATTGGAACACTGGGGAAGGCATTTGGTGTAAACGGTGGTTATGTGGCAGGTGACGAAACTCTGATCCGTTACCTTCGCGAAACCGCACCCATGTACATATACTCAAATCCCATCACTGTTCCTGAGGCAGCCGCAGCAGAAGCTGCCCTGAATATTGTTGATTCACCAGAAGGGATAAAAATTCTCAAACATCTGGGTGAATTAACCCGCCGTTTTGAATCCGGCATCACCGGAGCCGGTTACGAAACCATTCCCGGCCCCCATCCTATTGTACCTCTCATGGTTCGTGATACGGAAAAAACCGTACGCTTGACCCGCTGGCTTCATCAAGAGGGGGTGTTGGCAACGGGACTCAATTTTCCTGTAGTTCCCAAGGGGGATGAAGAAATCCGTTTCCAGATATCAGCTGAACATACTGAAAAGGATATAGATACCGTTTTGTCCGTCCTGACTAAATTTGAATCCTGA